The Triticum aestivum cultivar Chinese Spring chromosome 7B, IWGSC CS RefSeq v2.1, whole genome shotgun sequence genome window below encodes:
- the LOC123156723 gene encoding probable dolichyl-diphosphooligosaccharide--protein glycosyltransferase subunit 3: MAISSHLLLPLLLAAAAASTFAGANDLVGELQSLRSRSPAGVIHLTDTSVTRFLSSPAPRPYSVLVFFDATSLHSKTDLHLPQLRREFALLSASFHANNPDSSDLFFADIEFSESQHSFSQFGVNSLPHVRLIRPEHSRLADSEQMDQSHFSRLADSMVEFVEARTGLEVGPIVRPPLVSRNQMILLVLLFLISIPFGIKRIMEGDTLLHDRKLWMAGALFVYFFSVSGGMYGIIRHTPMFITDREDPNKLVFFYQGSGMQLGAEGFAVGFLYTLVGLMIAVVTHLLVKVESLQTQRFAMLAVMAIGWWAVRKVIYLDNWKTGYGIHTFWPSSWR; this comes from the coding sequence ATGGCGAtctcctcccacctcctcctcccgctcctcctcgcGGCGGCGGCCGCCTCCACCTTCGCCGGCGCCAACGACCTGGTCGGCGAGCTCCAATCCCTCCGCTCCCGCTCCCCCGCCGGCGTGATCCACCTCACCGACACCTCCGTCACCCGCTTCCTCTCCTCGCCGGCCCCGCGCCCCTACTCCGTCCTCGTCTTCTTCGACGCCACCTCGCTCCACTCCAAGACCGACCTCCACCTCCCCCAGCTCCGCCGCGAGTTCGCGCTCCTCTCCGCCTCCTTCCACGCCAACAACCCCGACTCCTCCGACCTCTTCTTCGCCGACATCGAGTTCTCCGAGTCGCAGCACTCCTTCTCCCAGTTCGGCGTCAACTCCCTCCCCCACGTCCGCCTCATCCGCCCGGAGCACTCCCGCCTCGCCGACTCGGAGCAGATGGACCAGTCCCACTTCTCCCGCCTCGCCGATTCCATGGTCGAGTTCGTGGAGGCCCGCACCGGCCTCGAGGTCGGCCCCATCGTCCGCCCTCCTCTCGTCTCCCGCAACCAGATGATCCTGCTCGTCCTCCTGTTCCTGATCTCCATCCCGTTCGGCATCAAGAGGATCATGGAAGGGGACACCCTGCTTCATGACCGCAAGCTTTGGATGGCCGGGGCGCTGTTCGTCTACTTCTTCAGCGTGTCAGGGGGCATGTACGGGATCATCAGGCATACGCCCATGTTCATCACGGACCGGGAGGATCCAAACAAGCTCGTCTTCTTCTACCAGGGTTCAGGGATGCAGCTCGGCGCAGAGGGGTTTGCCGTTGGTTTCCTGTACACCCTCGTGGGGCTGATGATAGCTGTGGTGACACACTTGCTGGTGAAGGTGGAGAGCCTGCAGACACAGCGATTTGCGATGCTGGCAGTCATGGCCATCGGGTGGTGGGCAGTCAGGAAGGTGATTTACCTGGATAACTGGAAGACTGGGTACGGCATTCATACCTTCTGGCCCAGTAGCTGGAGGTAA